The proteins below come from a single Ruegeria sp. THAF33 genomic window:
- a CDS encoding agmatine deiminase family protein, protein MKRREFLVAGGALGMTCFSGQSIAQSATGFHVPAEDARHERTFMQWPVSRTVYRDPVFLEMVQGTIAEIANTISAFEPVTMLAGSEHHADISKRLSAAVEIRDVPTEDLWCRDAGPVFAINTRGALAVQQIQFNGWGRKQVHAHDAKIAGRVAERLGLPLLPTGLIGEAGGVEQDGHGTLMAHESSWVNDNRNPGLTRDEIEARLLAAYGAKRMIWSEGVWGEDITDYHIDSLARFTGPGRGIINLPDEPDKDDPFHMAALDTHDRLIAAGINMDVIPEPHFRRVEDPDFVASYANYYVCNGGVIAARFGDSETDRIASETLARHHPGREVVTLDVDVLGELGGGIHCATQQMPGF, encoded by the coding sequence ATGAAGCGGCGGGAATTTCTGGTGGCCGGAGGAGCGTTGGGTATGACGTGTTTCTCTGGCCAGTCTATTGCGCAGTCCGCGACAGGCTTCCACGTGCCGGCCGAAGACGCCCGGCATGAACGCACTTTCATGCAATGGCCGGTCAGCCGAACCGTATATCGCGATCCCGTTTTTCTGGAAATGGTACAGGGGACCATTGCGGAAATCGCAAACACGATCTCTGCTTTTGAACCCGTCACAATGCTCGCCGGATCGGAACATCACGCAGACATCAGCAAACGGCTTTCTGCGGCGGTCGAGATCAGGGATGTCCCGACCGAAGATCTGTGGTGCCGGGACGCAGGCCCGGTCTTTGCGATCAATACCCGTGGCGCGCTTGCGGTCCAACAGATCCAGTTCAATGGGTGGGGAAGAAAACAGGTTCACGCACATGATGCGAAAATTGCCGGCAGAGTGGCCGAAAGGCTGGGTCTGCCCCTGTTGCCGACCGGGCTGATCGGCGAAGCCGGTGGCGTCGAGCAGGATGGGCATGGGACGCTAATGGCGCATGAAAGCTCGTGGGTGAATGACAACCGCAATCCCGGCCTCACTCGGGACGAGATCGAAGCCCGGTTGTTGGCGGCCTATGGGGCCAAACGCATGATCTGGTCCGAAGGAGTCTGGGGCGAAGATATCACCGACTATCACATTGACAGTCTGGCCCGCTTTACCGGCCCCGGTCGCGGCATCATCAACTTGCCGGATGAACCGGACAAAGATGATCCTTTCCACATGGCCGCGCTGGACACCCATGATCGTCTCATTGCCGCGGGCATCAACATGGACGTGATACCCGAGCCGCATTTCCGCCGTGTCGAAGACCCGGATTTCGTGGCCTCTTATGCCAATTACTACGTCTGCAATGGCGGTGTGATTGCGGCCCGGTTCGGAGACTCGGAAACAGACAGGATCGCGTCGGAAACGCTTGCAAGGCACCACCCTGGGCGTGAAGTCGTGACGCTTGACGTGGATGTGCTGGGAGAGCTTGGCGGCGGCATCCATTGCGCTACACAACAGATGCCCGGTTTTTAA
- the ispG gene encoding flavodoxin-dependent (E)-4-hydroxy-3-methylbut-2-enyl-diphosphate synthase, which produces MSLNHVRPWRDIYRRKSRQIMVGNVPVGGDAPIAVQTMTNTLTTDVAATVAQVQAAAEAGADIVRVSVPDEASSRALKQIVRESPVPIVADIHFHYRRGIEAAEAGAACLRINPGNIGDETRVKEVIQAARDHNCSIRIGVNAGSLEKHLLEKYGEPCPEAMVESGLEHIRILQDNDFHEFKISVKASDVFLSAAAYQGIAEATDAPIHLGITEAGGLVSGTIKSAIGLGNLLWMGIGDTIRVSLSADPVEEVKVGFEILKSLGLRHRGVNIISCPSCARQGFDVIKTVEALEHRLEHIKTPMSLSIIGCVVNGPGEALMTDVGFTGGGAGSGMVYLAGKASHKMSNDQMIDHIVEEVEKKAAELDAAAEAAE; this is translated from the coding sequence ATGTCCCTCAATCACGTGCGCCCATGGCGCGACATCTATCGTCGTAAATCCCGTCAAATCATGGTCGGCAACGTCCCCGTTGGAGGCGATGCACCCATTGCCGTTCAAACCATGACCAATACGCTGACCACCGATGTGGCGGCGACCGTGGCGCAGGTGCAGGCGGCGGCCGAGGCGGGTGCGGATATCGTTCGCGTATCGGTTCCTGACGAAGCGTCGTCCAGGGCGCTGAAACAGATCGTTCGGGAAAGCCCGGTGCCCATCGTGGCGGATATTCATTTCCACTATCGGCGCGGGATCGAGGCCGCCGAAGCGGGCGCTGCCTGTCTGCGCATCAACCCCGGCAATATCGGCGACGAAACCCGGGTAAAAGAAGTCATCCAGGCGGCGCGCGACCACAACTGCTCGATCCGCATCGGCGTGAACGCGGGCAGCCTGGAAAAGCACCTGCTTGAGAAGTATGGCGAGCCGTGCCCCGAGGCGATGGTCGAAAGCGGGCTGGAACATATCCGCATCCTTCAGGACAATGATTTTCACGAGTTCAAGATCAGCGTAAAGGCCAGCGACGTGTTCCTGTCGGCCGCGGCCTATCAGGGCATTGCCGAGGCGACGGATGCCCCCATCCATCTGGGCATTACCGAGGCCGGAGGGCTGGTCAGCGGCACGATCAAATCGGCCATCGGGTTGGGCAACCTGCTGTGGATGGGGATCGGCGACACGATCCGCGTCAGCCTGTCTGCTGATCCGGTGGAAGAGGTCAAGGTCGGGTTTGAAATCCTCAAATCCCTTGGCCTGCGTCATCGGGGCGTCAATATCATCTCGTGCCCATCCTGCGCGCGACAGGGTTTTGATGTCATCAAAACCGTCGAGGCGCTGGAACATCGCCTTGAACACATCAAGACGCCGATGTCCCTGTCGATCATCGGCTGCGTGGTCAACGGGCCGGGTGAAGCGCTCATGACCGATGTTGGTTTCACCGGCGGCGGGGCAGGGTCCGGCATGGTCTATCTGGCCGGCAAAGCCAGCCACAAGATGTCGAACGACCAGATGATCGATCACATCGTGGAAGAGGTCGAGAAAAAGGCGGCTGAACTGGATGCGGCGGCTGAAGCGGCTGAATAG
- a CDS encoding helix-turn-helix domain-containing protein, translated as MIGRRSQRESEEDVDVRPKGFDDYEVRLGDKMRGERATMGKSLLDVQRELRIKANYIAAIENADPDAFDTPGFIAGYVRSYARYLGMNPDETFATFCEESGFEVAHGMSAEASVVRKPSGALPARGPMGRDPFISPNTPYIPGKESLVSQIEPRAIGSSLVLLAVIGGIGYGGWAVLNKIQQVQVSPVEQAPVVLSDLDPLDAARSNVSDDVTEVASAEALDRLYRPQALDVPVLVSRDAPISTLDPREVGTFRPPELPQFEVAELHTVEKPALPQVVEQIDTTLKIVAVDPAWMRVTAADGSVIFEGTLGTVEQGSVFEVPLTEEPPTLRAGASGSVYFAMNGEHYGPAGAPGTVAKGVVLSKDAVSEAYAVADLEAEQNSALKQLVAELQTEATETPAE; from the coding sequence ATGATTGGGCGCAGATCTCAGCGCGAATCCGAAGAGGACGTAGATGTCAGACCAAAAGGGTTTGACGACTACGAAGTTCGCCTAGGCGACAAGATGCGCGGTGAACGCGCAACGATGGGCAAATCTCTTCTGGATGTTCAGCGCGAACTGCGGATCAAAGCCAACTATATTGCTGCAATTGAAAACGCCGACCCTGATGCGTTTGATACACCCGGCTTTATCGCCGGGTATGTGCGTTCTTATGCGCGCTATCTGGGTATGAACCCCGATGAGACCTTCGCGACTTTCTGTGAGGAAAGCGGATTTGAGGTCGCGCATGGCATGTCCGCAGAGGCCTCGGTAGTGCGGAAACCTTCGGGGGCTCTGCCTGCGCGCGGTCCGATGGGGCGGGATCCGTTCATTTCGCCCAATACGCCCTATATTCCGGGCAAGGAGTCTCTGGTCAGTCAGATTGAACCTCGCGCAATCGGCTCGTCGCTGGTATTGCTCGCGGTGATCGGTGGCATTGGCTATGGCGGTTGGGCTGTTTTGAACAAGATTCAGCAAGTACAGGTCAGCCCGGTTGAACAGGCACCGGTGGTTCTGTCTGATCTGGATCCGCTGGATGCGGCGCGCAGCAACGTGTCAGATGATGTTACGGAAGTAGCAAGTGCCGAAGCACTGGACCGTCTCTATCGTCCGCAGGCGCTGGATGTTCCGGTGCTGGTCTCGCGGGATGCTCCGATCTCAACGCTTGATCCGCGCGAGGTTGGAACCTTCCGCCCGCCCGAATTGCCGCAGTTCGAAGTGGCTGAACTGCACACGGTCGAAAAACCGGCCCTGCCGCAAGTGGTCGAACAGATCGACACCACGCTAAAGATCGTGGCAGTTGATCCCGCCTGGATGCGTGTGACGGCTGCGGATGGCAGCGTCATTTTCGAAGGTACGCTGGGAACCGTCGAGCAAGGCAGTGTATTCGAAGTGCCCCTGACAGAAGAACCGCCGACATTGCGTGCGGGCGCGTCGGGATCGGTATATTTCGCGATGAACGGTGAACATTACGGCCCGGCGGGTGCTCCGGGCACGGTCGCCAAGGGTGTTGTTCTGTCGAAAGACGCCGTGTCCGAGGCCTATGCCGTCGCCGATCTGGAGGCGGAACAGAACAGTGCGCTCAAGCAACTGGTGGCGGAACTGCAAACCGAGGCGACAGAAACTCCCGCCGAGTGA